In the genome of Cryptomeria japonica chromosome 8, Sugi_1.0, whole genome shotgun sequence, one region contains:
- the LOC131041596 gene encoding replication protein A 70 kDa DNA-binding subunit A-like, whose translation MIDDEGTEIRITCFGDVAEMHYHRVEAGTYYTVSKGCIKEANTKWNKLNSHLEITLDSNSVLKRCDAIVASQGNNSRFTPINEITYFTNNILVDVIGIVVVVGEPSLIRRKDGSEVTKRIVKINDISTFTIDVNLWGATWQGVGEDLKNMHATQTTVVLAVKNARVGYFNGKVINTTTATTLAINPSIPETETLISRGKIPDDLLTLSCVAGQLNSQYNRMTITAVLERTSVLSEIVSGLL comes from the coding sequence ATGATAGATGATGAAGGCACTGAAATTAGAATAACTTGCTTTGGCGATGTAGCAGAGATGCATTATCATAGGGTTGAAGCAGGAACATATTATACTGTATCAAAAGGTTGCATTAAAGAAGCTAACACAAAATGGAACAAGCTTAACAGTCATCTTGAGATAACTTTGGATAGCAATTCGGTATTGAAGCGTTGTGATGCTATTGTTGCTAGCCAAGGAAATAATTCGCGTTTCACACCGATTAATGAAATTACATACTTCACCAACAACATTTTAGTTGATGTTATTGGTATTGTAGTTGTTGTTGGAGAACCCTCATTAATTCGCAGAAAAGATGGCAGCGAAGTAACAAAGAGAATTGTCAAAATAAATGATATCTCAACTTTTACTATCGATGTTAACTTATGGGGAGCAACATGGCAAGGGGTGggtgaagatttgaagaacatgcATGCAACCCAAACAACTGTTGTCCTTGCAGTCAAAAATGCCCGGGTTGGTTATTTCAATGGAAAGGTTATTAACACAACCACTGCAACAACTCTAGCTATAAACCCTTCTATCCCTGAAACAGAGACACTTATATCAAGAGGAAAGATTCCAGATGACCTTTTAACACTGTCTTGTGTTGCTGGACAACTTAACTCACAATACAACAGGATGACAATCACAGCTGTTTTAGAACGTACAAGTGTTCTCTCTGAAATAGTTTCAGGGCTACTGTGA